The Streptomyces spororaveus genome includes a region encoding these proteins:
- a CDS encoding PucR family transcriptional regulator, whose translation MRLRALLETEALGLRLLGGEGELDRTVRGVMTTDLRDPSRYLSGGELVLTGLAWRRNSADSEPFVRILASAGVAGLAAGEAELQAIPDDLVSACVRNRLPLFAVNEDVAFATITEYVVRQVSGERAGDLAAVVDRHRRLMTSGPAGGGPDVVLDLLTTDLDLRAWVLSPTGRQIAGAGEPLAPGVCAALAGEHLAAVRTGRRGPHRISIQGITYSLFPIRGHGRGAAGPGARDVRETVLSDWLLAVEADAGDWPAERLDLLQGVTQLIAVERDRRDAARTVRRRLAQEVLELVQTGAPPAEIAARLRVAAPVLLPGLGAAPHWQVVVARVDWDGGDIPGGPVAQSLLEEILVDPSVSGPEPSDRIAVAHAGDEAIALVPLPSLAGDAGEDKGPDSALHADELLAVVRDPLAAGLADDGRLTLGVSAAVHSAEGLRGALEEARHARRVAAARPGRVCAAGHHELASHVLLLPFVPDDVRRAFTARLLDPLRDYDRRHRAELIPTLEAFLDCDGSWTRCATRLHLHVNTLRYRVGRIEQLTARDLSRLEDKLDFFLALRMS comes from the coding sequence ATGCGGCTGCGCGCACTGCTGGAAACCGAGGCGCTGGGGCTGCGGCTGCTCGGCGGCGAGGGTGAACTCGACCGGACGGTCCGCGGGGTCATGACGACCGACCTGCGCGATCCCAGCCGATATCTGTCGGGGGGCGAACTCGTCCTGACCGGCTTGGCATGGAGACGAAATTCAGCCGACTCCGAGCCATTCGTACGAATTCTGGCGAGCGCGGGCGTCGCCGGGCTCGCCGCGGGCGAGGCGGAGCTGCAGGCCATTCCCGATGATCTTGTTTCGGCCTGCGTCCGCAACCGGCTGCCGCTGTTTGCCGTGAACGAGGACGTTGCATTCGCCACGATCACGGAGTACGTCGTCAGGCAGGTCTCGGGCGAGCGCGCCGGAGACCTCGCGGCCGTCGTGGACCGGCACCGCCGGCTGATGACCTCGGGTCCGGCCGGCGGCGGCCCCGACGTGGTGCTCGATCTGCTCACCACCGACCTCGATCTCCGGGCCTGGGTGCTGTCCCCCACCGGCCGGCAGATCGCCGGGGCGGGCGAGCCGCTGGCGCCGGGCGTGTGCGCAGCACTGGCGGGCGAGCACCTTGCGGCGGTCCGGACGGGCCGCAGGGGGCCGCATCGGATCTCCATCCAGGGTATTACCTACTCGCTCTTCCCGATCAGGGGACACGGGCGCGGAGCCGCCGGTCCGGGCGCCCGTGACGTGCGCGAGACGGTGCTCTCGGACTGGCTGCTGGCCGTCGAGGCGGACGCGGGCGACTGGCCCGCCGAGCGGCTGGATCTGCTCCAGGGCGTCACTCAGCTGATCGCCGTGGAGCGCGACCGGCGCGACGCGGCGCGCACGGTGCGCCGCCGGCTCGCACAAGAAGTCCTCGAACTGGTCCAGACGGGTGCCCCGCCCGCCGAGATCGCCGCCCGTCTGCGGGTCGCGGCCCCGGTGCTGCTGCCCGGACTGGGCGCCGCCCCGCACTGGCAGGTCGTCGTGGCCCGGGTGGACTGGGACGGCGGGGACATCCCCGGCGGCCCGGTGGCCCAGTCGCTGCTGGAGGAGATCCTCGTCGACCCGTCGGTCTCGGGGCCCGAGCCCTCGGACCGGATCGCCGTGGCCCATGCGGGTGACGAGGCCATCGCCCTGGTCCCGCTGCCCTCGCTCGCCGGGGACGCCGGGGAGGACAAGGGCCCGGATTCCGCCCTGCACGCCGACGAGCTGCTCGCGGTGGTACGGGACCCGCTGGCGGCCGGCCTGGCCGACGACGGCCGGCTCACGCTGGGCGTCAGCGCGGCCGTGCACTCCGCCGAGGGGCTGCGCGGGGCGCTGGAGGAGGCCCGGCACGCCCGCCGGGTGGCCGCGGCCCGCCCGGGGCGGGTCTGCGCGGCGGGCCACCACGAACTGGCCTCGCACGTGCTGCTGCTGCCGTTCGTCCCGGACGACGTCCGCCGCGCCTTCACGGCCCGGCTGCTGGACCCGCTGCGGGACTACGACCGGCGCCACCGCGCGGAGCTCATCCCGACGCTGGAGGCCTTCCTGGACTGCGACGGTTCCTGGACCCGCTGCGCGACGCGGCTGCACCTGCACGTCAACACGCTGCGCTACCGGGTCGGGCGAATCGAGCAGTTGACGGCGCGGGACCTGTCCCGGCTGGAGGACAAGCTCGACTTCTTCCTGGCACTGCGCATGAGCTGA
- a CDS encoding GntR family transcriptional regulator translates to MRETAHARVPAQRRKVLRHSVRGQVLDALRAALIDGELVPGEIYSGPALGERFGVSATPVREAMQQLAVEGAVECLPNRGFRVLSRTPGELAELAEVRALLEVPVMLRLARTEPAEAWEALRPAADLTVEAAAAGDLPGYAEADRAFHGAVLRLAGNAQLVKVAEELHRRAQWPLPGAPRVRRADLVADAAEHSALLEALVARDLPVVEALVREHFAGSCA, encoded by the coding sequence GTGCGCGAAACGGCCCACGCCCGGGTACCGGCACAAAGGCGGAAGGTGTTGCGCCATTCGGTGCGCGGACAGGTGCTCGACGCGCTGCGCGCGGCCCTGATCGACGGCGAGCTGGTGCCGGGGGAGATCTACTCGGGCCCGGCGCTGGGAGAGCGTTTCGGGGTCTCCGCGACCCCGGTGCGCGAGGCGATGCAGCAGCTGGCCGTGGAGGGGGCGGTGGAATGCCTCCCGAACCGGGGTTTCCGCGTGCTCTCCCGCACCCCGGGTGAGCTCGCCGAGCTGGCCGAGGTACGGGCGCTGCTGGAGGTCCCGGTGATGCTCCGGCTGGCCCGCACGGAGCCCGCCGAGGCCTGGGAGGCCCTGCGCCCGGCGGCGGACCTGACGGTCGAGGCCGCGGCCGCCGGTGACCTCCCGGGGTACGCGGAGGCGGACCGGGCGTTCCACGGAGCGGTGCTGCGGCTGGCCGGCAACGCGCAGCTGGTGAAGGTGGCGGAGGAGCTCCACCGCCGGGCGCAGTGGCCCCTGCCGGGCGCTCCGCGGGTGCGGCGGGCCGATCTCGTCGCCGACGCGGCGGAGCACTCGGCGCTGCTGGAGGCGCTGGTCGCGCGGGACCTGCCGGTGGTGGAAGCCCTGGTGCGCGAACACTTCGCAGGCTCCTGCGCCTGA
- a CDS encoding (2Fe-2S)-binding protein — translation MTVTTLPAVTSAPPGSAVADAFARLAEAYGGLRVIERTAHEPVPRGAGWVGADELAAGGPALDAFLAWDNAQVLRDYGTQARPDVIAGFGLHRYAWPACLLITLPWFLHRRVPRLPVTGVAFHRTLGRMSVRVGEFACLPDDPAAALPGARVVPDEEALRDEVRAAVAEHLGPLLEGFGPRMRRGRRALWGMATDEVVESLWYIGSLLGEERRAMAELEALLPGSTAPYTGGAGFRTLTGPAGEELPTRDRAGCCFFYTIRPEDTCVTCPRTCDADRIARLAAAGA, via the coding sequence ATGACCGTCACGACCCTCCCGGCCGTCACATCCGCCCCGCCCGGCTCCGCGGTGGCGGATGCGTTCGCCAGGCTGGCCGAGGCGTACGGCGGACTGCGGGTGATCGAGCGCACCGCGCACGAACCCGTCCCTCGCGGTGCGGGATGGGTCGGCGCGGACGAGCTCGCGGCCGGCGGGCCGGCCCTGGACGCCTTCCTCGCCTGGGACAACGCCCAGGTCCTGCGGGACTACGGGACCCAGGCCCGCCCCGATGTGATCGCGGGCTTCGGGCTGCACCGGTACGCGTGGCCGGCCTGCCTGCTGATCACCCTCCCGTGGTTCCTGCACCGGCGGGTCCCGCGCCTCCCGGTCACCGGGGTGGCCTTCCACCGGACCCTCGGCCGGATGAGCGTGCGCGTCGGGGAGTTCGCCTGCCTGCCGGACGATCCGGCGGCCGCCCTCCCGGGGGCCCGTGTCGTGCCCGACGAGGAGGCGCTGCGCGACGAGGTGCGGGCCGCGGTGGCCGAGCACCTCGGGCCACTGCTGGAGGGGTTCGGCCCGCGCATGCGGCGCGGGCGCCGCGCCCTGTGGGGCATGGCGACCGACGAGGTCGTCGAGAGCCTCTGGTACATCGGCAGCCTGCTCGGCGAGGAGCGGCGCGCCATGGCCGAACTGGAGGCGCTGCTGCCCGGCTCGACGGCCCCGTACACCGGGGGCGCGGGGTTCCGCACGCTCACCGGACCCGCCGGCGAGGAGCTGCCCACCCGGGACCGGGCCGGCTGCTGCTTCTTCTACACCATCCGCCCCGAGGACACCTGTGTCACCTGTCCGCGGACCTGTGACGCCGACCGGATCGCCCGCCTCGCGGCGGCGGGCGCCTGA
- a CDS encoding DUF2637 domain-containing protein, translating into MRLTDISLDWLLPGSLLILGVLAAVAVLARGKRESEKAAADDSWERSEERRRRKEAVYGSASYVLLFCCAAVAAALSFHGLVGFGRQNLNLSGGWEYLVPFGLDGAAMFCSVLAVREASHGDAALGSRMLVWLFAGAAAWFNWVHAPRGLGHDGAPQFFAGMSLSAAVLFDRALKQTRRAALREQGLIPRPLPQIRMVRWLRAPRETFGAWSLMLLEGVRTLDEAVDEVREDKKEREQDRHRRRDQNRLDRARIKALGRQNRAFGRSRGRQVELPELTQGAGSAPVGAEPAIPESGQLPLRRRPSLQAVNPTDSLDVTGPRTVDLTAEDDTQTIPRLDSLERKLKDLEQQFG; encoded by the coding sequence ATGAGACTGACCGACATATCGCTGGACTGGCTGCTGCCCGGCAGCCTGTTGATCCTGGGCGTACTTGCGGCAGTTGCGGTACTGGCCCGAGGCAAGCGCGAGAGCGAGAAGGCCGCGGCGGACGACAGCTGGGAGCGCAGCGAGGAACGGCGGCGGCGCAAGGAAGCCGTCTACGGGAGCGCTTCGTACGTTCTGCTCTTCTGCTGCGCGGCGGTCGCCGCCGCGCTCTCCTTCCACGGACTGGTCGGCTTCGGCCGACAGAACCTCAACCTCTCCGGAGGCTGGGAGTACCTGGTCCCCTTCGGTCTCGACGGCGCCGCCATGTTCTGCTCGGTACTCGCCGTCCGCGAGGCCAGCCACGGCGACGCCGCCCTCGGCTCGCGCATGCTCGTCTGGCTGTTCGCCGGCGCGGCCGCGTGGTTCAACTGGGTGCACGCACCCCGGGGCCTGGGCCACGACGGGGCCCCGCAGTTCTTCGCGGGGATGTCCCTCTCGGCGGCCGTCCTCTTCGACCGCGCCCTCAAGCAGACCCGCCGGGCGGCGCTGCGCGAACAGGGCCTGATCCCGAGGCCGCTGCCGCAGATCCGGATGGTCCGCTGGCTGCGGGCCCCCCGGGAGACCTTCGGCGCATGGTCGCTCATGCTGCTGGAGGGGGTGCGCACCCTCGACGAGGCCGTGGACGAGGTGCGCGAGGACAAGAAGGAGCGGGAGCAGGACCGGCACCGCAGGCGCGACCAGAACCGGTTGGACCGGGCGCGCATCAAGGCGCTGGGCCGGCAGAACAGGGCGTTCGGGCGTTCGCGCGGCCGTCAGGTCGAGCTCCCGGAACTGACGCAGGGAGCGGGCTCCGCGCCGGTCGGCGCGGAGCCGGCCATACCGGAATCAGGACAACTGCCCCTGCGACGCCGGCCCTCCCTGCAGGCCGTCAACCCGACCGACTCCCTTGACGTGACCGGCCCCCGGACGGTGGACCTCACCGCCGAGGACGACACCCAGACCATTCCCCGGCTGGACTCGCTGGAGCGCAAACTGAAGGACCTGGAGCAGCAGTTCGGCTGA
- a CDS encoding ATP-binding protein — protein MPGEPSADGDGEAVDALRITRSVRRADLKAGGEVRRALRELMRHRCRTDAAEVAELLITELVTNALVHTDRGAEVHASLAATRLRVEVRDYAARRPRPYVPTADDGTHGRGLVLVQELADEWGVDALALGSGKVVWFELDARHDAGPA, from the coding sequence GTGCCGGGTGAGCCGTCCGCCGACGGGGACGGGGAAGCGGTGGACGCGCTGCGGATCACCCGGAGCGTACGCCGGGCCGACCTGAAGGCGGGCGGCGAAGTCCGCCGGGCTCTGCGGGAGTTGATGCGCCACCGATGCCGGACCGACGCCGCCGAGGTGGCCGAACTGCTGATCACCGAGCTCGTCACCAACGCGCTCGTCCATACCGACCGGGGTGCCGAGGTGCACGCGAGCCTCGCCGCCACCCGCTTACGCGTGGAGGTCCGGGACTACGCCGCACGCCGTCCCCGGCCGTACGTACCGACCGCCGACGACGGTACGCACGGCCGGGGACTCGTGCTGGTACAGGAACTCGCCGACGAATGGGGCGTGGACGCGCTCGCCCTGGGCAGCGGCAAGGTCGTGTGGTTCGAGCTCGACGCACGGCATGACGCAGGGCCCGCCTGA
- a CDS encoding protein phosphatase 2C domain-containing protein produces MSQQGADDWWQKLYEGPDAAAEPDPGDTLDHRFRSAAGVTTDPAPASAPATAPATGPAPDLAPDPGPPEPPRAPEPLLPGPRQGDPAPAPTLPTLPPPRDPRAGDATGYALGGVAVPPVRGPELPVRNPRAPSPGTRPDPAPQPRQAPAAEPEPEAEPAPRPEPGRGPEPVAAGPAAVRPEVSHLGDRAPTYAPEPGALPPADPAAVDELTPDTVLEGARYGSYTLRAASLRGDSARYRGEARRDFLLTARFGSGDDALVLVALAGGDRAAPGAAEAASELCRTVAAAVGRSQERLADDIRAGRRDALRSGLQRLTDRGYGRLRARAAELGLAEPAYTAGLRGLLLPVDPQCRTRVCFGAGAGGLFRLRSGQWQDLEPAGSAEDTEVGFRFRAAVARPGDTLLLCSGGLAEPMREEAALPAELAARWAGQEPPGLAAFLADTQLRLKGYADDRTAAAVWEA; encoded by the coding sequence ATGAGTCAGCAGGGCGCGGACGACTGGTGGCAGAAGCTCTACGAGGGCCCCGACGCGGCAGCGGAACCCGATCCGGGGGACACCCTGGACCACCGGTTCCGTTCGGCGGCGGGCGTGACGACGGACCCGGCACCGGCATCGGCACCGGCCACGGCCCCTGCCACGGGCCCGGCCCCGGACCTCGCACCGGACCCGGGACCGCCGGAACCTCCGCGCGCCCCGGAGCCGCTGCTGCCCGGCCCCCGCCAGGGGGATCCGGCGCCGGCCCCGACCCTGCCCACCCTCCCGCCGCCGCGGGATCCCCGGGCGGGCGACGCCACCGGGTACGCGCTCGGGGGAGTGGCCGTACCACCGGTGCGCGGGCCCGAGCTGCCGGTCCGGAACCCCCGCGCGCCGAGCCCGGGGACCCGGCCCGATCCGGCACCGCAGCCGCGGCAGGCCCCCGCGGCCGAACCCGAACCCGAAGCCGAACCCGCGCCGCGGCCGGAGCCCGGGCGGGGACCCGAGCCGGTGGCGGCCGGGCCGGCGGCGGTCCGGCCCGAGGTCTCCCACCTGGGCGACCGCGCCCCCACCTACGCCCCCGAACCGGGGGCCCTCCCGCCCGCCGACCCGGCCGCCGTAGACGAGCTGACCCCGGACACCGTCCTCGAAGGGGCCCGCTACGGCTCCTACACCCTGCGCGCCGCCTCCCTGCGCGGGGACTCCGCCCGCTACCGCGGCGAGGCCCGCCGCGACTTCCTGCTCACCGCCCGCTTCGGCAGCGGCGACGACGCGCTGGTCCTGGTCGCCCTCGCGGGCGGGGACCGGGCCGCCCCCGGGGCCGCCGAGGCCGCCTCCGAGCTGTGCCGCACGGTCGCGGCCGCCGTCGGGCGGAGCCAGGAGCGGCTGGCCGACGACATCCGCGCCGGGCGCCGCGACGCCCTGCGCTCGGGCCTCCAGCGCCTCACCGACCGGGGCTACGGGCGACTGCGGGCCCGCGCCGCCGAGCTCGGGCTCGCCGAGCCGGCGTACACCGCAGGACTGCGAGGGCTGCTGCTCCCGGTGGATCCGCAGTGCCGCACCCGGGTGTGCTTCGGCGCCGGCGCGGGCGGCCTGTTCCGGCTCCGCTCGGGGCAGTGGCAGGACCTGGAACCCGCCGGGTCGGCCGAGGACACGGAGGTCGGGTTCCGCTTCCGCGCGGCCGTGGCCCGGCCCGGGGACACCCTGCTGCTGTGCTCCGGGGGCCTGGCCGAACCGATGCGGGAGGAGGCCGCCCTCCCGGCGGAGCTCGCCGCCCGCTGGGCCGGACAGGAGCCGCCCGGCCTCGCGGCCTTCCTCGCGGACACCCAGCTCCGCCTCAAGGGGTACGCCGACGACCGCACGGCCGCCGCCGTCTGGGAGGCGTGA